One stretch of bacterium DNA includes these proteins:
- a CDS encoding MFS transporter gives MKIQLPQGLLKRIGLDRPELRAWAMYDWANSAFFLIIVTSVFPLFFQSEAAAALDPERASLIFALFTTVALSVVAVAAPILGAFADYLALRKRMMAFFVTLGVAATAAMYFIGRGDWFLAGILFALGNIAVAISMVFYDSLLPHIASNREIDRVSTAGFALGYIGSVILLLFNLLLINNHEMFGFSDKALATRFGFVAVALWWGVFSLPLFRGVPEPPREIESDESNASNIVGIAFRRLSETFRELRGSYRQAFRMLVAVLVYNDGIGTVVRMSGIYAISRGIPEKHIFLGIVMVQIVGVPFALLFGALAGKIGPKRSILLALAVFIGVSIVAYNMNSAREFYVIAFMVGSVQGGAQALSRSLFASMVPKHKAAEFFGFFSVFEKFAGIFGPAIFSAFIWATGSMRGAILSVIVFFAGGALILAFVDVPEGRRRAREAEESLLRPQDTDLAES, from the coding sequence ATGAAAATTCAACTGCCGCAAGGACTCTTAAAACGTATTGGCCTTGATCGGCCGGAGCTCCGTGCTTGGGCAATGTACGACTGGGCCAACTCAGCCTTCTTTTTGATTATTGTAACTTCGGTATTCCCGCTCTTTTTCCAATCTGAAGCGGCCGCAGCCCTTGACCCGGAAAGGGCTTCGTTGATATTCGCGCTGTTTACGACCGTGGCGCTTTCTGTTGTGGCGGTGGCTGCACCGATTCTCGGCGCCTTTGCCGATTACCTGGCATTGCGCAAGCGCATGATGGCCTTCTTCGTCACCTTGGGTGTTGCCGCAACTGCTGCAATGTACTTCATTGGTCGAGGAGACTGGTTTCTTGCAGGCATCCTGTTTGCTTTGGGCAATATCGCAGTGGCCATAAGCATGGTTTTTTACGACTCGCTGCTTCCTCATATTGCGAGCAACAGGGAAATCGACCGTGTTTCAACCGCCGGCTTTGCGCTAGGCTACATCGGGAGCGTTATCCTTCTGCTTTTTAATTTACTATTGATTAACAACCATGAGATGTTCGGGTTTAGCGACAAAGCTCTCGCCACTCGCTTTGGCTTTGTCGCCGTTGCCTTGTGGTGGGGAGTTTTCTCGTTGCCGCTTTTTCGCGGTGTCCCAGAGCCCCCGCGCGAGATCGAATCCGACGAAAGCAACGCGTCGAACATAGTTGGCATTGCCTTCCGTCGCCTCTCCGAGACCTTCAGGGAGCTCAGAGGGAGCTACCGGCAGGCATTCAGGATGTTGGTGGCGGTATTGGTCTACAACGACGGCATCGGCACGGTGGTCCGAATGTCGGGTATTTATGCGATCTCTCGAGGCATACCCGAGAAACATATTTTTCTGGGTATCGTCATGGTCCAGATTGTAGGCGTTCCTTTCGCTCTCCTCTTCGGCGCCCTAGCCGGCAAGATCGGCCCCAAGCGCTCGATTCTGTTGGCACTGGCCGTCTTCATCGGGGTTAGTATCGTCGCCTATAACATGAACAGCGCGAGAGAATTCTACGTGATCGCTTTCATGGTGGGTTCGGTGCAGGGCGGGGCGCAAGCTCTTTCCCGATCTCTCTTCGCTTCGATGGTCCCCAAACACAAAGCGGCGGAGTTTTTTGGCTTTTTCTCGGTTTTCGAGAAGTTCGCTGGAATCTTTGGCCCAGCGATCTTCAGCGCCTTCATCTGGGCAACAGGCTCGATGCGCGGGGCAATCCTCTCCGTGATTGTTTTCTTCGCGGGCGGTGCTTTGATTCTTGCCTTCGTCGACGTCCCGGAGGGTCGCCGTAGAGCGAGGGAGGCTGAAGAGAGCCTCTTGCGGCCACAAGACACCGATTTGGCTGAGAGCTAG